From Paenibacillus sp.:
GTGCTGGAAGAGGCGCTGCGCCGATTCGTCGCGGCGATCGAACGAAAAACCGCTCTGCAAGGAGGTTGACCGGCATGCTGCTGATACCGTGGAAGCTGCTGGCGCTGCTCGCGGCGGCGGGGCTTGCGGGCGGCTGCTTCGGCGTCGCCGAAGCTCCGCCGCCGCCTGCCGCGCCGTTGCCGGCGGCGGGAACGCCGACGCCGGCGAAGGAGGCCGCGCAGGAGCCGGTCGAGGCGGGCGTTCGGACGCTCGCAGAGAAGCTTCGCACGCCGTGGGCGATCGAGTTCGCGGGCGACGCGATCTACATCAGCGAACGGGAAGGCAGTATCGTGCGCATCGAACAGAACGGAACGGCGGAGCGCAAGCCGGTCCGGTTGAAGGAAGCCGCCTATCCGACGGGCGAGGCGGGCTTCCTCGGGTTCGTCCTGGCGCCGGATTTCGCCGAATCGAAGTCGGCGTTCGCTTACCACACGTACGAGCAAGGCGGACGCGCGCTGAACCGCGTCGTCCGGCTGGAGGAGCGCGAGACGGAATGGGTCGAGACGGGCACGCTGCTCGAAGGCATTCCGGGCGCGCGCGTGCACGACGGAGGCCGGATGGCGTTCGGGCCGGACGGCATGCTGTACGTCACGACGGGCGACGCGGGCGAAGAAGAGCTGGCGCAGGACTTGGACAGCCTCGCTGGAAAAATTTTGCGGATCGGCCCCGCCGGCGCCGTGCCCGAGGACAACCCGTTCCCGGGCTCGTACGTGTATTCGTACGGCCATCGCAATCCGCAGGGGCTCGCCTGGACCGCGGACGGCATCATGTATGCCGCGGAGCACGGGCCGTCCGGCCAGCCGGGCGGGCATGACGAAATCAACGTCATCCGCCCCGGCGGCAACTACGGCTGGCCGCATGTGTACGGCGACGCCGAACAACAAGGAATGATCGGGCCGCTGTACCATTCCGGCGAGCCGCCGGCGATCGCGCCTTCCGGCATCGCGGCGGACGAGACAGGTCGGCTGTACCTGGCGACGCTGCGCGGCGAAACGCTGTTCCGCTTCGACCCGAAGACGCAGGAGCTTGTCCCCGTGCTGCAAGGCGAGGGCAGGCTGCGCGACGTCGCCATCCGCGGCGAATACCTCTACGTGCTGACGAACAACACGGACGGCCGCGGCACGCCCGCGGCGAACGACGACCGGCTGCTCCGCCTGCCGCTGCCGAAGTAAGGGGCGCGAGGCCCTTACGGCTTCAACCCGTCGCGGAAGCGCGCCCGGTACGCGGTCGGCGTTTCGCCGTATGCGCGGCGAAACTGCTTCGAGAAATACAGCGCGTCCGCGAAGCCGACGGACGAGGCGACCTGCTCGACCGTCAGCTCGAGCCGCTCGCGCAGCAGCCGTCTGGCCCGGTCGAGCCGCAGGCGCGACAGGAACACGATCGGGCTGACCCCCGTCCGCTCCTTGAACGTTCGCGACAAATACGCCCGGTTGTAGCCTAGGCTCTCCGCCATCAGCTCGATGGTGATCGGCTCCGCGTACTGGGTCGTCATGTAATGAATCGCCTGCCGGACGAGCGCCGCGCCGGGTCCGCCGTCGGCGGCTCCGGCGCGCGCTGCGTCCGGCGCTTCCCCGGCGCCGCGCGCGTCCGCGTATTCGGCGAGCAGCAGCTGCAGGCAGCCGTTCGCCCGCAGGTTGACGCCCTGCAGGCCTTCGCGGAACGCGCGCATGACGCGCTCGAACCAGCGTCCTACGCGCGCGTCGGCGGCGGTTCGCACCGTCGGCGCGTCCGGCGCGATGCCGGCCGCCTCGACGAGCGCGGCCGCGTCGCTCCCCTTGAAGGCGATCCACCGATACTGCCAAGGATCGGCTTCGTCCGCGGCGTAGCTGACCAGCGCCTCCGGGTAAATAACGAAGCTGTCTCCCGCCTCCAGCGCGTATTCGCGCCCTTCCACCGCATATGTACCTCTGCCGCTTTCTATGTAATGGATCAGAAAATGGTCGAACACTTTCGGTCCGAGCCGGTGCCCGGGCTTCGTTTGGCTGCGTCCGGAAAACAGCACCTGCAGCGAAGGAAGCGCTTCGTCGGGATCCGGGTTGGACACGACGGCGTAGGTCGATTTCGGGGGCACGTCGCATCCTCCTTTTTTTCATTCATCATATCACATTATTCCATATCGGACGCACATCGTTCCATAGCCGCCGGCGCCGAGAACCTCTATACTTAAGGCATATGAAGAACTCATAATGGAGCAAAGGAAGGGTTTCGATGGAGGAGTTACGGCAACTGCAGGACGAATTCATCCGGCTGTACGGGGGCGGCGAAGAAGGAATCGCGGCGTTCCATGCGCCGGGACGCGTCAACTTGATCGGCGAGCATACGGACTACAACGGGGGATACGTGTTCCCCGCGGCGCTGACGTTCGGCACCGCGCTGCTGATCCGGCCGCGCGACGACCGAAGAATCGGACTGGCATCCCTGAATTTTCCGGGGCCGGTGAAACATTTTTCCATAGATGAACTCGCATACGACGAAGCCGACGACTGGATGAATTACCCGAAAGGCGTCGCCGCGTTCCTCCAAGAAGAAGGGCATCGGTTCCAGCGCGGATACGACCTGCTGTTCTCCGGCAAAATTCCGAACGGCGCCGGGTTGTCTTCCTCCGCTTCGATCGAAGTGGTGACGGGCTTCGGGCTGCTTGCGATGGAAGGCAAGGAGAACATCGACACCGTGCAGCTGTCGCTGCTCGCGCAGAAGGTAGAAAACCGGTTCATCGGCGTCAACTGCGGCATCATGGACCAGTTCGCGGTCGCCAACGGCAAGAAGGACCACGCGATCCTGCTCATGTGCGACACGCTCGAATACGAGCTCGTGCCGTTCAACAGCGGGGCGTACAAGGTCGTCATCGCGAACACGAACAAACGGCGCGGTCTCGTCGACTCCGAATACAATACGCGGCGCGCGCAGTGCGAGCAGGCGGTGCGGGATTTGCAGACGCGCCTTCCGGGGCTCAAGCTGCTCGGCGAGCTGACGATCGAGCAGTTCGAAGCAAACAAGCACGCAATCGAGGACGACATCGTCCGGAAGCGGGCGCAGCACGTCGTCGAGGAAATCGACCGCGTCAAGCGGGCGGTGGCGGCGCTCAAGGAAGACGATCTCGCGGGCTTCGGCCGGTTGATGAACGGATCGCACGAAAGCTTGCGCGACTTGTACGAGGTCAGCTGCGAGGAGCTCGACACGCTGGTGGAAGAGGCGCGCGCCATTCCCGGTACGCTCGGCTCGCGCATGACGGGCGGCGGCTTCGGCGGCTGCACCGTGTCGCTCGTGCATGAGGACTCTATTGAAGGATTCCAGCGCCAAGTCGGCGAAAATTATAAGAAACGTACAGGATTGACGGCGTCGTTCTACGTCGCCGATATCGGAGACGGGGTGAAAGCATGGCGGTTTTAGTGACGGGTGGCGCAGGGTATATCGGCTCGCACACGGTGGCGGAGCTGCTTGCGCTCGGAGAGGACGTCGTCGTCGTCGACAGCTTGGAGACGGGGCATAAGGAAGCGGTCCTTGGCGGGAAGCTGTACGTGTGCGACCTGCGCGACGAAGCGGCGATGCGAAAGGTGTTCGCGGAGAACGACATCGACGCGGTCATCCATTTCGCGGCGAACTCGCTCGTCGGGGAGAGCATGACGAATCCGGGAAAATATTATCACAACAACGTGTACGGCACGCTGTGCCTGCTCGAGCGGATGGTGGAAGCCGGCGTGAAGCGAATCGTCTTCTCGTCGACGGCGGCGACGTACGGCAATCCGGAGCGGGTGCCGATCGAAGAGAGCGACCGGACGGAGCCGACGAACGCGTACGGCGAAACGAAGCTCGCGATGGAGCGCATGATGCGCTGGTTCGATACGGCGCACGGGATCAAATTCGTGTCGCTGCGCTACTTCAACGCGGCGGGCGCCCACGAGAACGGGCTGATCGGCGAAGACCACAAGCCGGAGACGCATCTCATACCGCTCGTGCTGCAGGTCGCGCTCGGACAGCGCGAGGCGATCGCGATGTTCGGCGACGATTATCCGACGCCGGACGGCACGTGCATCCGCGACTACATCCACGTGCAGGATTTGGCGGACGCGCATGTGCTCGCGGTGAAGAAGCTGCGCGAGGGCACAGGCAGCGCAGTCTATAACCTCGGCAACGGCCGCGGCTACACGGTGCGCGAGGTCGTCGAAGCGGCGCGCCGGGTGACCGGCCATCCGATTCCGGCCAAGGTGGAAGCGCGGCGCGCGGGCGACCCGGCGGTGCTCGTCGCTTCGTCGGCGCGCACGGTCGCCGAGCTCGGCTGGAATCCGAAGCGCGCGTCGCTCGAGGACATTATCGCGAGCGCATGGGCTTGGCATCAGGCGCATCCGAACGGGTACGGCGGAGGCGAGCGGTCATGACGGCGCCGCGGGTCGACGCCGCGTACGAGGTCGAGCGGCTCCTGCGGTTCGCCCTGCAGAAGCGGCTGCTCGAATCGTTCGACGTCGCCTTCGCGCGCAACGCCCTGCTCGAGACGCTGCGTCTCCCCGAGCCGCACGAGGGACCGATGCCGGAGGAGGCGCTGAGCGACCCGTACGAACCTCTCTCGCGCCTCGCCGATTATGCGGCGGCGGAAGGGCTGCTCGAAGCGGATACGTTCACGCACCGCGATTTGTTCGAGACGCGGCTGATGGGCTTCTTGACGCCACGGCCGTCCGAGGTGGTGCGCGAATTCCGCGGCATCCTGTCCGCCGAAGGCGTCGAAGCGGCGACGGACCGGTTTTACGCGATGTCGATCGACTCGGCGTACATTCGGATGGACCGCATCCGGAAGAACTTGTATTGGCGTACGACGACCGACTTCGGCGAGCTCGAGATCACGGTCAACCTGACGAAGCCGGAGAAAGATCCGCGCGAAATCGCGCTGCTGAAGACGGCGCCGGCGGTCGCTTACCCGAAATGCTTGCTGTGCGCGGACAACGTCGGCTACCCGGGGCGGCTCAATCACCCGGCGCGCCAAAACCTGCGCGTGCTGCCGCTTGCGATCGGCGGCGAAGACTGGCATTTCCAATACTCGCCTTACGTGTACTACAATGAGCACTGCATCGTGCTGCACGGCCGGCACGTGCCGATGCAAATCAGCGACAAGACGTTCGACCGGCTGTTCGATTTCTTGGACCAATTCCCGCATTATTTCATCGGCTCCAATGCGGATTTGCCGATCGTCGGCGGCTCGATCCTGAACCACGACCACTTCCAGGGCGGCCGCCACGTGTTCCCGGAGGAGCGGGCGCCGCTGACGCGAACGTTCGCGAATCCGGCGTTTCCGGACGTGCGAGCGGGGCTCGTGCGGTGGCCGATGTCGGTCGTCCGGCTGTCGTCGCCGAACCGCGCGCAGCTCCACGCGGCCGCTTCGGCTATGCTCGCCGCCTGGCGCGGGTATTCGGACGAATCCGTCGGCGTTCTCGCCTTCACCGGCGATACGCCGCACAACACGATTACGCCGATCGCGCGGCGGAAGCCGGACGGCGCCTACGAGCTCGATCTCGTGCTGCGCAACAACCGCACGAGCGACGAGCATCCGGAAGGCATCTTCCACCCGCACCGCGAGCTGCATCACGTGAAGAAGGAAAACATCGGCCTCATCGAGGTCATGGGGCTCGCCGTGCTGCCCGGCCGTCTGAAGGATGAGCTCGGCGGCATCGCCGCGCTGCTGACGGGGCGTACCGCGGACCGCGGCTGGGTGACGGACGAAGCGCACCCGCTCCATAAGCACGCCGAATGGATCCGGCGGCTGCTGGCGGCGCACGGGACGTCGCTCGGCGAAGCGGAGGCGGAACGGCTGCTGCAGGACGAGGTCGGACGCATTTTCTTGAACGTGCTGACGCATGCCGGCGTGTTCAAGCAGGACGCGCAGGGGCAGGCGGCGTTCGCCGCGTTCCTGCAGTCGATCGGGTATCGATAAACGCAACATTCTCGAAGCCTTCGGCGGCGCCGCCAAAGGCTTCTTTGCGCGCGCAGCTCCTCGCGCCGTCCGGGCGCGCTGCCGTATGGTCATCGCACGGTCGGGGTACGCTATGGGAAAATTAAGGAGGTGGGCCGATGGACAAGCTGGAGATCATTCCGGGCCGCCGCGTCGAAATCGGCGGACTCGGCGAAGGAACGATCGTGGAAAATCGCGAAGACGAGGTCGAGATCGCGCTGTCGGAAATCGAGACGGTCCGCGTCCGGCCGGAGGAGCTGGAGGGCGAGCGCGGCGAGGAATGAATTTCGGGCCTTCGTTTGGTATGATGGAGAAGAATGCCATCGATCGAACGGAGGTTTTTTCTTTTGCTCAAAGCATTAGGCAAGGTCGCGTTCGCCGCCGTCGTATTCCTCGCGCTGAACGTGATCGTCAGCATCCCGCTCGGCATCGTCGGGGGCATTATCGCCGCGATGCAATCCGCGGGGCCGCTGACGGCGGAATCCATCACGGAGCTAATGATGAGCCATCCGCTGCTGAAAACCGCCGCCTTCTCGTTGAGCGCCGCGGCCGGCGTCGGCACGGCGGCGCTGCTGTATCATACGATGGAGAAGGACCGGTCGTGGTCGCTCGGATGGAAGCAGGAACGCTGGTTCCCGAAGCTCGTGGCCGGTTTGGTTTGGGGCGCCGCACTGATTACGCTATGTTATCTGATCGTATTGTCGCTCGGCGGCATCCGCGTCGCCGGAACCGGCGAAGGCGGCGCGCTGGCGCTGCTGCTCGCGCTCGACGTCATCGTGTTCGCCGCCGTGGCGATCGGCGAGGAGACGTTCAGCCGCGGTTACGTGTACGGCGTCGTGAAGCGGCAGGGCGGCATCGCGGCCGCGGTCGCCGTGTCTTCGCTGCTGTTCGCGCTGCTGCATGCGAATAACGCCGCCGTCTTCGAGACGCCGTTTCCGATGCTGAATCTGACGCTGGCGGGCGTCATGCTGGCGCTGTTCCGCGAATGGAGCGGCGGTCTGTGGCTGCCGATCGGCGTCCATCTGACGTGGAACTATTTCCAAGGCGACGTGCTCGGCATGGCGGTGTCGGGCGTGCGGACGCCGTCGCTGCTCGAGGTCGACATTCTGGATCCGTTCCTCGCGGGCGGCGACTTCGGGCTCGAAGGCAGCTTCGTCACGACGCTCGTGATGCTCGCCGTATCGGCGTGGCTGTGGCTGCGCATCCGGCGGCGGAGCCGGCTTCAGAATGGATGAGACGCCGAAGCGAAATCGAATCGCCCTTGACCCGGCCGGCAGCCGAGGCAAGGGCGATTTTTGCGTTCGTCGGAGTTTCTCCGACTGCTGCCGCGAATTCGGCCGTCGGGCCGCGGATAGTCGGAGAAACTCCGACTGCTGCCGCGAGTTCGGCTGTCGGGCCGCGGATAGTCGGAGTTTCTCCGACTGCTGCCGCGAATTCGGCCGTCGAGCCGCGGATAGTCGGAGTATCTCCGACTGCTGCCGCGAGTTCGGCTGCCGGATCGCCAATAGTCGGAGTTTCTCCGACTGCTGCCGCGAATTCGGCCGTCGGGCCGCGGATAGTCGGAGTTTCTCCGACTGCTGCCGCGAATCCGGCCGTCGAGCCGCGGATAGTCGGAGTTTCTCCGACTGCTGCCGCGAATTCGGCCGTCGGGCCGCCAATAGTCGGAGTTTCTCCGACTCCGTGAACGACTTCCGGCGCGACTAGCGTGTGATCACTTCAAGCCGCCGATGCCGAACGCGCCGGCCAGCAGCTCGTAGGAGCGAATGCGCGCCTCTGGATCGTGGATCGGGGAGACGACCATGAATTCGTCCGTCCGGTACCGCTCGCCCGCCTCGAGCAGCGAGGCCTTCACCTTCTCCGGCGTGCCGACGAACCGGCGCTCGCGGCCAAGGCGAATGCGGTACAGATCGTACTCGGTGTACGGATAATCCATCGCCGTGTCGACGGACGGCAGATGGTTCAGCTCGAGGCCCAGCTCGAGCCGGAGGAAGAACAAATCGGTGCTCAGGGCGAGCCGGTTCGCTTCTTCCTCCGTCTCGCCGCAGACGACGAGCACGGCGGCGAGGGAGCGCGGCGCGGCGTTCCAAGCGGACGGACGGAACTCTTCGCGATAGATGCGCATCGCCCGTTCGCCTTCGGTGACGCCGAAGAACTGCGCGAAGCCGTACGCGAGCCCCATCCGGGCGGCGATGCGCGCGCTCTCGTCGCTCGAGCCGAGCAGCCACACGTCGGGCGCCGTATCGATGACGGGCGCCGCCTTGAGCCGCGCGAACGGGTGCCCCTCCGGCAAATCGTCATGCAGGTAGCCGATCAGATCGGCTACCTGGTCCGGATAACGGTCGATTTCGACCAATTTGCCCTCCTGCAGCGCCCGCGAGGCGATCGGCATGCCGCCCGGCGCTCTCCCGAGGCCGACGTCGATGCGGCCGGGATGCAGCGCTTCGAGCAGCCGGAAATTTTCCGCGACCTTGTACGGGCTGTAATGGGGCAGCATGACGCCGCCCGAGCCGAGCCGGATGCGCGACGTATGCGCGCCGAGATGGGCCAGCAGCACCTCCGGACTGGAATGCCCGAGCGACGGCATGCCGTGGTGCTCCGACACCCAATACCGGGTGTAGCCGAGGCGGTCGGCGGCTTGAGCGAGCGCCGTCGTTTCCCGGAGCGCGTCGCCCGGCGTCCTTCCTTCCGGCACGTGAGTTTGATCCAACACGCTTAAACGTACCATGGACTGCACTCCTTGATCCGACCCGCCGGACACATCAGCCGCCCATGCGGCGAAGTCCTTTGGGATACATGTTTTTGATCGTGCCTTTCGCTTCTTTGCCCCAGCCGACGGGGAAGCCATGATACGTGACGGCGAGCCA
This genomic window contains:
- the galE gene encoding UDP-glucose 4-epimerase GalE — encoded protein: MAVLVTGGAGYIGSHTVAELLALGEDVVVVDSLETGHKEAVLGGKLYVCDLRDEAAMRKVFAENDIDAVIHFAANSLVGESMTNPGKYYHNNVYGTLCLLERMVEAGVKRIVFSSTAATYGNPERVPIEESDRTEPTNAYGETKLAMERMMRWFDTAHGIKFVSLRYFNAAGAHENGLIGEDHKPETHLIPLVLQVALGQREAIAMFGDDYPTPDGTCIRDYIHVQDLADAHVLAVKKLREGTGSAVYNLGNGRGYTVREVVEAARRVTGHPIPAKVEARRAGDPAVLVASSARTVAELGWNPKRASLEDIIASAWAWHQAHPNGYGGGERS
- a CDS encoding galactokinase, whose amino-acid sequence is MEELRQLQDEFIRLYGGGEEGIAAFHAPGRVNLIGEHTDYNGGYVFPAALTFGTALLIRPRDDRRIGLASLNFPGPVKHFSIDELAYDEADDWMNYPKGVAAFLQEEGHRFQRGYDLLFSGKIPNGAGLSSSASIEVVTGFGLLAMEGKENIDTVQLSLLAQKVENRFIGVNCGIMDQFAVANGKKDHAILLMCDTLEYELVPFNSGAYKVVIANTNKRRGLVDSEYNTRRAQCEQAVRDLQTRLPGLKLLGELTIEQFEANKHAIEDDIVRKRAQHVVEEIDRVKRAVAALKEDDLAGFGRLMNGSHESLRDLYEVSCEELDTLVEEARAIPGTLGSRMTGGGFGGCTVSLVHEDSIEGFQRQVGENYKKRTGLTASFYVADIGDGVKAWRF
- a CDS encoding UDP-glucose--hexose-1-phosphate uridylyltransferase, coding for MTAPRVDAAYEVERLLRFALQKRLLESFDVAFARNALLETLRLPEPHEGPMPEEALSDPYEPLSRLADYAAAEGLLEADTFTHRDLFETRLMGFLTPRPSEVVREFRGILSAEGVEAATDRFYAMSIDSAYIRMDRIRKNLYWRTTTDFGELEITVNLTKPEKDPREIALLKTAPAVAYPKCLLCADNVGYPGRLNHPARQNLRVLPLAIGGEDWHFQYSPYVYYNEHCIVLHGRHVPMQISDKTFDRLFDFLDQFPHYFIGSNADLPIVGGSILNHDHFQGGRHVFPEERAPLTRTFANPAFPDVRAGLVRWPMSVVRLSSPNRAQLHAAASAMLAAWRGYSDESVGVLAFTGDTPHNTITPIARRKPDGAYELDLVLRNNRTSDEHPEGIFHPHRELHHVKKENIGLIEVMGLAVLPGRLKDELGGIAALLTGRTADRGWVTDEAHPLHKHAEWIRRLLAAHGTSLGEAEAERLLQDEVGRIFLNVLTHAGVFKQDAQGQAAFAAFLQSIGYR
- a CDS encoding PQQ-dependent sugar dehydrogenase, with product MLLIPWKLLALLAAAGLAGGCFGVAEAPPPPAAPLPAAGTPTPAKEAAQEPVEAGVRTLAEKLRTPWAIEFAGDAIYISEREGSIVRIEQNGTAERKPVRLKEAAYPTGEAGFLGFVLAPDFAESKSAFAYHTYEQGGRALNRVVRLEERETEWVETGTLLEGIPGARVHDGGRMAFGPDGMLYVTTGDAGEEELAQDLDSLAGKILRIGPAGAVPEDNPFPGSYVYSYGHRNPQGLAWTADGIMYAAEHGPSGQPGGHDEINVIRPGGNYGWPHVYGDAEQQGMIGPLYHSGEPPAIAPSGIAADETGRLYLATLRGETLFRFDPKTQELVPVLQGEGRLRDVAIRGEYLYVLTNNTDGRGTPAANDDRLLRLPLPK
- a CDS encoding AraC family transcriptional regulator: MPPKSTYAVVSNPDPDEALPSLQVLFSGRSQTKPGHRLGPKVFDHFLIHYIESGRGTYAVEGREYALEAGDSFVIYPEALVSYAADEADPWQYRWIAFKGSDAAALVEAAGIAPDAPTVRTAADARVGRWFERVMRAFREGLQGVNLRANGCLQLLLAEYADARGAGEAPDAARAGAADGGPGAALVRQAIHYMTTQYAEPITIELMAESLGYNRAYLSRTFKERTGVSPIVFLSRLRLDRARRLLRERLELTVEQVASSVGFADALYFSKQFRRAYGETPTAYRARFRDGLKP
- a CDS encoding CPBP family intramembrane glutamic endopeptidase, yielding MLKALGKVAFAAVVFLALNVIVSIPLGIVGGIIAAMQSAGPLTAESITELMMSHPLLKTAAFSLSAAAGVGTAALLYHTMEKDRSWSLGWKQERWFPKLVAGLVWGAALITLCYLIVLSLGGIRVAGTGEGGALALLLALDVIVFAAVAIGEETFSRGYVYGVVKRQGGIAAAVAVSSLLFALLHANNAAVFETPFPMLNLTLAGVMLALFREWSGGLWLPIGVHLTWNYFQGDVLGMAVSGVRTPSLLEVDILDPFLAGGDFGLEGSFVTTLVMLAVSAWLWLRIRRRSRLQNG
- a CDS encoding LLM class flavin-dependent oxidoreductase, translated to MVRLSVLDQTHVPEGRTPGDALRETTALAQAADRLGYTRYWVSEHHGMPSLGHSSPEVLLAHLGAHTSRIRLGSGGVMLPHYSPYKVAENFRLLEALHPGRIDVGLGRAPGGMPIASRALQEGKLVEIDRYPDQVADLIGYLHDDLPEGHPFARLKAAPVIDTAPDVWLLGSSDESARIAARMGLAYGFAQFFGVTEGERAMRIYREEFRPSAWNAAPRSLAAVLVVCGETEEEANRLALSTDLFFLRLELGLELNHLPSVDTAMDYPYTEYDLYRIRLGRERRFVGTPEKVKASLLEAGERYRTDEFMVVSPIHDPEARIRSYELLAGAFGIGGLK